The Weissella confusa DNA window AGCGTTATCACGTGAGATGACACTTTGCTCGCTTAGGCGCAAGGGTACCTGTGCCAAGTCAACACGGTCAACACGCGTGATGAATGGCATCACAACGTGCAAACCAGGCGCAATTTGGCGTTGATATTTACCAAGCACTGAAACCATACCCACCATGTTCTGTGGAATGATGCGAATACCAGTAAACACAACAAACGCCAATATAATTAACAACAATACAATTAACACACTAAATAAGATCATCATTATCCCCCATTTCAACCAACATAACCTTATTACCTATTACATCGTCAATTATAACAGTATCACCAATCTTAAACTGAGACGGATTGTTAACTTGATAATAAATACCGTTAAGTTTTAGCATATCATCCGTATAATTATCGTCTGTTAAGGTAATGATTTCTTGCTTGAGACGATCATCGAAATTATAAGCCATATTAGTTGTTACGCTGCAACTTCTCTAGTGCCACCGTGCCCGCTGAAACCCCGGTAACTCGCACAGAATCCCCAATCTGCAACCCATCAAAACAACGATATGGATAACGCTGTCCCTTGATCCAAACTTTATCAGACGTTAGACTCCCCGGCGTCAAATGAAACGTCATATTTAAAATGCTATCATCCATGTGTGCGTTCATAATATAATCCCCCTGTAATATCAGTAAGTTTACATACATTATAGACACATCAACCACCAAGGTAAACAAAAAGCCTTTAAATCGGACCGACCGACTTAAAGACAAAAGTATACAAAAAAACCTCACACATTACTGGTGCGACACAAGTGCCATTCAACCTAGACTTGGCTTAAAGCCATCATCGTAGCGGTTTATACCATGTAACATGAGAGATTTCATTGTTTTATTAATTAACCAATGAAATTAGTCAACCAATTCCAAGATAACCATTGGTGCAGCGTCTCCACGACGTTGTACCGTCTTCAAGATACGAGTGTAACCACCCGCACGGCCCTCAAAGCGAGGTGCAACATCGTTGAACAAGTGTTGCAAAGCCGTTTCTACCTTAACCTTGTTATCTTCAGTCGTTTGTACGTCTGCAACAACGTTACGTACGAAAGCAGCGGCCTTACGGCGTGAAGCCAAGTCACCACGCTTACCCAACGTAATCATCTTCTCTGCAGTACGACGAACTTCCTTAGCGCGGGCTTCTGTCGTTTGAATGCGACCGTTGATCAACAAAGCAGTCGTCAAATCACGCAACATAGCCTTACGTTGTGAGCTAGTACGTCCCAACTTGCGGTATCCCATGAGTATGTCCTCCTTTACTTGGAATTCTATCGTTTAATCTAATCTTCCTTGCGGAACCCTAAACCGAGCACTGCCAGCTTTTCCTGGATTTCGTCAAGTGATTTCCGACCGAGGTTTCGTACAGACATCATTTGAGTCTCTGTACGCTCCGTCAACTCTTGCACAGAGTTGATCCCGGCCCTTTTGAGACAATTATAAGAACGAACTGACAAGTCCAACTCTTCAATAGGAGTGTCGGCATGCTTGCTAGTTGGTACTTCTTCCTTGTCTACCATCACTTGTGTGTTAACCGCGCGTTCTGACAATTCAACAAATGAGTTCAAGTGGTCTGACATGATACGGGCTGCCAATGAAATAGCTTCAGTAGCAGTCAATGATCCATCAGTCCAGATGTCCAAAGTCAACTTGTCAAAGTCATCACGTTGTCCCACACGAGTGTTCTCAACTTGATAGTTTACGCGTTCGATTGGGGTAAAGATTGAATCAATTGCTAGAACGCCAATTGGCATTTCTTCATGCAATTCCTTATTCTGGTCCGCTGACACATAACCACGTCCGCGTTCTGCAGACAAAGTCATGTGCAACGTAGCCCCAGCCGCAACAGTGGCAATGTGAAGATCCTTGTTCAAGATCTCTACATCACTATCTCCAGCGATGTCGCCGGCCGTCACAGTAGCGGGACCGGTTACGTTAACTTCGAGCGTCTTCGCTTCATCACTATCGATGCGCATTGAAACCTTCTTGAGGTTCAAGATGATTTGCGTTACATCTTCAACGACACCTTCGACCGTTGAAAACTCATGCAAAACGCCATCAATTTGTACTGAATTGATTGCCGCACCAGGCAATGAAGACAACAATACACGGCGTAGGGAGTTACCCAAAGTAGTTCCGTAACCACGTTCAAGCGGCTCAACCACAAACTTACCGTAATTGCTATCCTCTTCAACCAGCGTAATCTTTGGGTTTTCGAATTCAAGCATACTGTTTGTTACCCCTTTCAAAGCATTGTGTGAACTAGTTGCAACTGGCAATTAGACACGACGACGCTTTGGTGGACGTGAACCGTTGTGTGGTACAGGAGTAACGTCCTTAATTGACGTAACTTCCAAACCAGCAGCGGCCAACGCACGGATAGCGGCTTCACGACCTGAACCAGGTCCCTTAACAGTGACCTCAACAGTCTTCATGCCGTTTTCCATAGCACCCTTGGCAGCAGCCTCAGCAGCCATTTGCGCAGCAAATGGCGTTGACTTACGGCTACCCTTAAATCCAAGAGAACCAGCTGATGACCAAGCAACGGCGTTACCTTGAACGTCCGTGATCATCACAATCGTGTTGTTGAACGTTGCGTGGATGTGTGCAACACCTGACTCAATATTCTTCTTTACACGACGCTTACGATTAGTACGACCTGCCATAATCAAGTAATCTCCTTTCTTTACAAATTAAGAATTACTTCTTCTTACCTGCAATTGCAACAGCTGGGCCCTTACGCGTACGGGCATTGTTCTTCGTGTTTTGACCACGAACAGGCAAGCCCTTACGGTGACGGATACCACGGTATGATGCAATTTCTTGCAATGCCTTAATGTTCAATGAGATTTCGCGACGCAAGTCACCTTCCACCTTGATACCGTCTACGACGGCACGGATGGCGTCCTCTTGGTCGGGCGTCAAATCACGAACACGTACGTCTTCAGAAACCTTAGCTTCTTCCAACACCTTCTTGGCAGTTGCGTTACCGATTCCATATACATATGTCAATGCGATCACGACACGCTTGTCGCGAGGCAAATCAACACCAGCAATACGAGCCATTACGATTACCTCCTATATAAGATTTAAAAAGTTTTTGTGTCAAAATGCAAATTATGCACCTTGGCGTTGCTTGTGCTTAGGGTTTGCTGAGCAAATCACCATCACACGACCGTTACGCTTGATAACCTTGCAGTTATCGCACATAGGCTTAACAGATGGACGAACCTTCATGGTATTTACCTCCCTTGGATTTTTTATGGTTGACTACTTAAAGCGGTACGTAATACGTCCCTTAGTCAAATCATATGGCGACATTTCAACCGTCACACGATCACCAGGCAAAATGCGGATAAAGTTCTTACGAATCTTCCCTGACACGTGAGCTAGAATGGCGGCGCCGTTTTCCAATTCAACGGTAAACATGGCATTTGGCAAAGTTTCCTTTACCACACCAGAAATTTCAATAACATCGTTGGCCACGTTGCTGCCTCCTTAGTTGTGACATTGGAGAACGTAACAAGTAATTATAACATGCTCTCTTACAATTTAACAAGAAAGCTTCCCGGAATAATTACGCGTTCTTCAAATTATCAAGTAACGTCTTTACATCAGCGAACACTACATCAAGCTCGCGAGCACCATCGATCTTGTGCAAAATGCCCTTTTCGGCATAAAACTCAGCGATAGGCTCAGTAAGCTTTCCGTTAACGTCCAAGCGATTCTTAATCACTTCAGGCGTATCGTCTGCACGGCCACGGGCCATCATACGATCAACCAAAACATCAGCATCAGCAGTGAAGTAAAGAACGCCGTCCAATGAACGACCATCCTTTGCCAACATCTCATCCAATGCCTTAGCTTGGTCCAAGTTACGAGGGAATCCATCAAGGATGAATCCAACCTTCGTATCCTCTTCAGCCAAGCGTTCAGCAACGATACCGTTAGTAACTTCGTCTGGGACCAAGTTACCAGCATCCATGAATGACTTTGCCTTCATACCGAGTTCAGTCTCGTTAGCCATGGCAGCACGGAACATGTCGCCCGTACTGATGTGCGGCAAGTTGTACTCTTCAACAATCTTCGCAGCTTGGGTACCCTTACCAACACCTGGCAAGCCCAATAGCATGATATTCAAACTCATTTTGCTTCGACTCCTTCTTGAATAAATCCAACATATTGCCGCTTCATCATCAATCCTTCAAGTTGGCGAATCAGATCAATTGCCACACCAATGACAATCAATACTGATGTTCCTGACATTCCAAGGTTACTATCCAACCCGAAGATGTGTGTTGCTAGAATTGGTGCCAAAGCGACAAATCCTAGGAACAAAGCGCCGACAACTGACAAACGCATCAGCAAACCAGACAACCACTTTTCAGTGGCACGTCCTGGCCAGACGCCCACAATGTAACTACCTTGCTTTTGCAAGTTCTCCGCAACCTTTTCAGGGTTAACCTGAACGAATGCATAAAAGAACGTAAACAAGATAATCAACAATGTGTAAACAATACCACCCTGCATTGTCTGCATTGATAGGTATTGCATCAAAGTGTTGTACCAACCTGCGTCCGCAAACTTACTTGCAAATGCTTGCAAGATCGTTTGTGGCGTTACCAACAATGATGAAGCGAAGATAACAGGAATAACACCCGCAACATTAATCTTCAACGGTAGGTAAGATGAGTTACCTGAACCAGTTGAACGACGTGTATATTGCATTGGAATCTTGCGAATCGCTTGGTTGAACCACGTAACAAACGCGATAACCAAAACGAAAATCAACAAGATACCAACCAAGAATGCCCACCCACGCGCTGGGTCGTCACCTTGTAGGACGTGTTCCTTGAACAGTTGGTATACACCTGCTGGCACACGCGCAATGATACCAGCAAAAATCAACATTGAGACACCTTGACCGAGTCCGCGCTCAGTGATCATCTCACCCAACCAAACAGCAAACATAGTTCCTGCAGTTAGGATGAAACCGATCAACAAGTACGTCTCCAAATTTGGTGTCTTAACCAAATTCACTTGACTCAGTTGATTGAATCCAGCGGTGATTCCAATTGATTGGACAAACGCTAGAACAATAGTCAAATAGCGGGTCACTTGGTTCAACTTACGTCGACCAACTTCACCTTGTTTCGACCATTCAACAAATCGTGGCACAATATCCATTTGTAGGAGCTGTACCACGATTTGAGCAGTAACGTATGGTGAAACACCCATTGCGAACAATGAGTAATTTGTAAGTCCACCACCGCTAAACATATTCAAAATGCTGCCGAGCCCAGAATTTGCTACCTCAGTAAGTGCTGCCGTGTTAATACCCGGCACAGTAATGTAGGCACCCAATCGGTAAACAATCAGAATCCCTAAGGTAAAGAACAACTTTTTACGGATGTCCTTTTCCTTAAGTGAGTTGAGCACGGTTTTCAGCATTAGATCACCTCAGTCTTACCACCGGCAGCTTCAATAGCCGTAACAGCAGCGGCTGAGAACTTGTTTGCCTTAACAGTCAATGACTTTTCCAATTGACCGTTAGCCAAGATCTTAATGCCACTCAATTCGTTCTTAACGATACCAGCTTCGACCAACAATGCTGGTGAAACTTCAGTTCCGTTATCGAATTGGTTCAACACATCAAGGTTCACAACAGCGAATTCCTTGCGGTTGATGTTAGTAAATCCACGCTTTGGCTTACGACGGAACAAAGGCATTTGTCCACCTTCAAAGCCCAAACGTACCTTACCACGAGCCTTTTGACCCTTTTGACCACGTCCTGCAGTCTTACCGTTTCCTGATGACTCACCACGTCCAACACGGTTGCGGACCTTGCGTGAACCTTCAGCAACTTGGAGTTCATTAAGCTTCATTAGGTTGTACCTCCTTCAAAGCAATCTATTTATGTGCTTACTTAACTACTTCAACAGTAACCAAGTGAGCAATCTTAAACACTGCACCACGCGTTGCTGCGTTGTCAGGCAACACGA harbors:
- the rplQ gene encoding 50S ribosomal protein L17, translated to MGYRKLGRTSSQRKAMLRDLTTALLINGRIQTTEARAKEVRRTAEKMITLGKRGDLASRRKAAAFVRNVVADVQTTEDNKVKVETALQHLFNDVAPRFEGRAGGYTRILKTVQRRGDAAPMVILELVD
- a CDS encoding DNA-directed RNA polymerase subunit alpha; this encodes MLEFENPKITLVEEDSNYGKFVVEPLERGYGTTLGNSLRRVLLSSLPGAAINSVQIDGVLHEFSTVEGVVEDVTQIILNLKKVSMRIDSDEAKTLEVNVTGPATVTAGDIAGDSDVEILNKDLHIATVAAGATLHMTLSAERGRGYVSADQNKELHEEMPIGVLAIDSIFTPIERVNYQVENTRVGQRDDFDKLTLDIWTDGSLTATEAISLAARIMSDHLNSFVELSERAVNTQVMVDKEEVPTSKHADTPIEELDLSVRSYNCLKRAGINSVQELTERTETQMMSVRNLGRKSLDEIQEKLAVLGLGFRKED
- the rpsK gene encoding 30S ribosomal protein S11, with the translated sequence MAGRTNRKRRVKKNIESGVAHIHATFNNTIVMITDVQGNAVAWSSAGSLGFKGSRKSTPFAAQMAAEAAAKGAMENGMKTVEVTVKGPGSGREAAIRALAAAGLEVTSIKDVTPVPHNGSRPPKRRRV
- the rpsM gene encoding 30S ribosomal protein S13 produces the protein MARIAGVDLPRDKRVVIALTYVYGIGNATAKKVLEEAKVSEDVRVRDLTPDQEDAIRAVVDGIKVEGDLRREISLNIKALQEIASYRGIRHRKGLPVRGQNTKNNARTRKGPAVAIAGKKK
- the rpmJ gene encoding 50S ribosomal protein L36, translated to MKVRPSVKPMCDNCKVIKRNGRVMVICSANPKHKQRQGA
- the infA gene encoding translation initiation factor IF-1; protein product: MANDVIEISGVVKETLPNAMFTVELENGAAILAHVSGKIRKNFIRILPGDRVTVEMSPYDLTKGRITYRFK
- a CDS encoding adenylate kinase, with the protein product MSLNIMLLGLPGVGKGTQAAKIVEEYNLPHISTGDMFRAAMANETELGMKAKSFMDAGNLVPDEVTNGIVAERLAEEDTKVGFILDGFPRNLDQAKALDEMLAKDGRSLDGVLYFTADADVLVDRMMARGRADDTPEVIKNRLDVNGKLTEPIAEFYAEKGILHKIDGARELDVVFADVKTLLDNLKNA
- the secY gene encoding preprotein translocase subunit SecY — encoded protein: MLKTVLNSLKEKDIRKKLFFTLGILIVYRLGAYITVPGINTAALTEVANSGLGSILNMFSGGGLTNYSLFAMGVSPYVTAQIVVQLLQMDIVPRFVEWSKQGEVGRRKLNQVTRYLTIVLAFVQSIGITAGFNQLSQVNLVKTPNLETYLLIGFILTAGTMFAVWLGEMITERGLGQGVSMLIFAGIIARVPAGVYQLFKEHVLQGDDPARGWAFLVGILLIFVLVIAFVTWFNQAIRKIPMQYTRRSTGSGNSSYLPLKINVAGVIPVIFASSLLVTPQTILQAFASKFADAGWYNTLMQYLSMQTMQGGIVYTLLIILFTFFYAFVQVNPEKVAENLQKQGSYIVGVWPGRATEKWLSGLLMRLSVVGALFLGFVALAPILATHIFGLDSNLGMSGTSVLIVIGVAIDLIRQLEGLMMKRQYVGFIQEGVEAK
- the rplO gene encoding 50S ribosomal protein L15, whose translation is MKLNELQVAEGSRKVRNRVGRGESSGNGKTAGRGQKGQKARGKVRLGFEGGQMPLFRRKPKRGFTNINRKEFAVVNLDVLNQFDNGTEVSPALLVEAGIVKNELSGIKILANGQLEKSLTVKANKFSAAAVTAIEAAGGKTEVI